From Alienimonas californiensis, a single genomic window includes:
- a CDS encoding A24 family peptidase → MNWTEITAHLAETWPVWLVTVLTLYATWIDVTELRVPNRLTYPMILAGMMYHATLGEGWAFGVTGMLVGLATLMPLYAVGGMGSGDVKLMAGIGAWLGVQVILAAFVVTAVVGGVIAIGMAFWGGEFKKHLAQSFAILCEWKSGMSLREISEVAAERKPRMKLLPYGLPICIGSLGYFAYAGMY, encoded by the coding sequence GTGAACTGGACCGAAATTACCGCCCATCTCGCCGAGACGTGGCCCGTCTGGCTCGTGACCGTCCTCACGCTGTACGCGACCTGGATCGACGTCACAGAGCTGCGCGTGCCGAACCGGCTGACCTACCCGATGATCCTCGCCGGGATGATGTATCACGCGACCCTCGGCGAGGGGTGGGCCTTCGGCGTGACGGGCATGCTGGTCGGCCTGGCGACGCTGATGCCGCTGTATGCGGTCGGCGGCATGGGGTCCGGCGACGTGAAATTAATGGCCGGCATCGGCGCCTGGCTGGGCGTGCAGGTGATTCTGGCGGCGTTCGTGGTCACCGCGGTGGTCGGCGGCGTCATCGCGATCGGCATGGCCTTCTGGGGCGGCGAGTTCAAAAAGCACCTCGCCCAGTCCTTCGCCATCCTCTGCGAGTGGAAAAGCGGCATGAGCCTACGGGAGATCTCCGAAGTCGCCGCCGAACGCAAGCCCCGCATGAAGCTGCTCCCCTACGGCCTGCCCATCTGCATCGGCAGCCTCGGTTACTTCGCCTACGCCGGGATGTATTGA
- the cpaB gene encoding Flp pilus assembly protein CpaB has translation MKLNPIVLFGLAGALGLAAFLATQHHLAAKTEEAKVAVLVARTEIHVGDPVTEANSVLKEIFVSGLPPRPITKPEQWQGKFAGSRFTAGEVIVQDKVAAKFGSDSRKIPQGMLVQTINVDRAKSHAGLLTPGDRVDVFGSFDISESDDRTGRLRKYQMIKRVIGDLEVWSVGSTVVGAEQGSDREGQKDTARRATSTIGLLTTPEQYAKLAGAEAAGALFLGLRHPDDESDPGEISFLSKELYEAPADQQRRAAEADEKAEADRQVARSEAGGLGAFLDQESVASAPVAAPPSDVPTWTVAMHIGGQSRLSEVVDVAAARAAGFTNAQIADKRRQLQNPGAATPKAPFEPRFAARPDAAPAPPAEPFEPPAPASDDAPAADVTLNPSPSFGGPRDAGGQDDGLYPAPD, from the coding sequence ATGAAACTGAACCCGATCGTATTGTTCGGCCTCGCCGGGGCCCTGGGCCTGGCGGCCTTTCTGGCGACCCAGCATCACCTGGCCGCGAAAACCGAAGAGGCGAAAGTCGCGGTGCTGGTCGCCCGCACGGAGATTCATGTGGGCGATCCGGTGACGGAGGCGAACAGCGTCTTAAAGGAGATTTTCGTCTCCGGACTCCCCCCCCGTCCGATCACCAAACCGGAGCAGTGGCAGGGCAAGTTCGCCGGCAGCCGGTTCACCGCCGGCGAGGTGATCGTGCAGGATAAGGTCGCCGCCAAGTTCGGCAGCGACAGCCGCAAGATCCCGCAGGGAATGCTCGTCCAGACGATTAACGTCGACCGGGCGAAAAGCCACGCCGGCCTGCTGACCCCCGGCGACCGGGTGGACGTGTTCGGCTCGTTCGATATCTCCGAGTCGGACGACCGCACCGGCCGCCTGCGGAAATATCAGATGATCAAACGCGTGATCGGCGACCTGGAGGTCTGGTCCGTCGGCAGCACGGTCGTCGGGGCGGAGCAGGGCAGCGACCGCGAGGGGCAGAAGGACACCGCCCGCCGGGCCACCAGCACCATCGGCCTGCTCACCACCCCGGAGCAGTACGCCAAACTGGCCGGCGCCGAGGCCGCCGGGGCCCTGTTCCTGGGCCTGCGGCACCCGGACGACGAGTCCGATCCCGGCGAGATCTCCTTCCTCAGTAAGGAACTCTACGAAGCCCCCGCCGATCAGCAGCGTCGCGCCGCGGAGGCGGACGAGAAGGCCGAGGCGGACCGGCAGGTCGCCCGCAGCGAGGCGGGGGGGCTCGGCGCCTTTCTGGATCAGGAGAGCGTCGCGTCCGCGCCGGTCGCGGCTCCGCCGTCCGACGTACCCACTTGGACCGTCGCAATGCACATCGGCGGCCAGAGCCGGCTGAGCGAGGTGGTGGACGTCGCCGCGGCCCGCGCCGCCGGCTTCACCAACGCTCAGATCGCGGACAAACGCCGGCAGCTCCAGAACCCCGGCGCCGCGACCCCGAAGGCGCCGTTCGAACCTCGCTTCGCCGCCCGTCCGGACGCGGCGCCCGCCCCCCCCGCGGAGCCGTTCGAGCCGCCCGCTCCCGCCTCCGACGACGCCCCGGCCGCGGACGTGACGTTGAATCCGTCCCCTTCGTTCGGCGGCCCCCGGGACGCCGGCGGGCAGGACGACGGCCTCTATCCCGCCCCGGACTGA
- a CDS encoding DUF2752 domain-containing protein, translated as MTSDPAPPPPAPLSASGRAAAAILLVGLIGGFALARSLTPSEAGLGTHQQLGLPPCTVRVLCGLPCPACGMTTSFAHFTRGQWAGSLSANSGGFLLALLCLGLIPILARAALTGRLAFPRLGRRGDASAARPEWWGVVGLSLVGAVTLIDWAFRLAE; from the coding sequence GTGACCTCCGACCCCGCCCCGCCGCCGCCCGCCCCGCTGTCGGCGAGCGGCCGGGCGGCGGCCGCGATCCTGCTCGTCGGGCTGATCGGGGGGTTCGCCCTGGCCCGTTCCCTCACCCCCAGCGAGGCCGGCCTGGGGACGCATCAGCAACTCGGGCTGCCGCCCTGCACGGTACGGGTCCTGTGCGGCCTGCCCTGCCCGGCGTGCGGGATGACGACCAGCTTTGCCCACTTCACCCGCGGGCAGTGGGCGGGGAGCCTGTCGGCGAACTCCGGCGGGTTTTTGCTCGCGCTGCTCTGCCTCGGGTTGATCCCGATCCTGGCCCGCGCCGCGCTGACCGGGCGGCTGGCGTTCCCCCGACTGGGCCGCCGGGGCGATGCGTCCGCCGCCCGGCCGGAGTGGTGGGGCGTCGTGGGGCTCTCGCTGGTCGGGGCCGTAACGCTGATTGACTGGGCGTTTCGGCTGGCGGAGTAG
- a CDS encoding serine/threonine-protein kinase: protein MAEWGGEAEKARWRLRTAAALLLGAFLGFLTRHFFLDDFGLNALTDAGWPRWAVVGTLGGIVVWLSGPWEIGRRGLLIGEALTFGVPGAFFIWIHQHGLASAPPSLLPKLAAAFPGAAAAPWMLLIQVYGLFIPNRAGRAATVLAVMAAVPLAIACVTAARFDEVYAVLFEQGLFSAMAVWILISAAAALYGAVRLSTLREAAREAREIGSYRLVERIGSGGMGDVYLAEHRLLRRPCAVKLIRPGLAEDDRALARFDTEVRAAARLTHPNTIEVYDFGVSEDGLFYCVMEYLPGLTLHQLVQRAGPLPPGRVVHLLAPVCGALAEAHAIGLIHRDVKPANVVAADRGGVRDVPKLLDFGLVKRINPAPLFDTPPIDAPPDGGAHHAFRNDGDGNRDGDAADAASDPQLTQLGSVVGSPLFAAPEVARGGRPTAESDLYGVGATAYFLLTGRPVFDEPSPAKALRAHAKQRPRPVHEANPAVPLDLSAVVMRCLEKNPAERFRSAAALAAALRACECAAEWSDDAARDWWAATEGVPSPRHPALLDDGRRGRASVGADDATLGDFVLQDDSVVEVDPNSRGVVVETHTPDDTAVHPAPSR, encoded by the coding sequence GTGGCGGAGTGGGGCGGCGAGGCCGAAAAGGCCCGCTGGCGCCTGCGGACCGCCGCGGCGCTGCTGCTGGGGGCGTTTTTGGGCTTCCTCACCCGGCACTTCTTTCTGGACGACTTTGGGCTGAACGCCCTGACCGACGCCGGCTGGCCCCGCTGGGCGGTGGTCGGCACGCTGGGCGGGATAGTCGTCTGGCTGAGCGGCCCCTGGGAGATCGGACGGCGGGGATTGCTGATCGGCGAGGCCCTGACGTTCGGCGTTCCCGGGGCCTTCTTCATCTGGATCCATCAACACGGGCTGGCCTCCGCCCCGCCGAGCCTCCTGCCGAAGCTGGCCGCGGCGTTCCCGGGAGCGGCGGCGGCCCCCTGGATGTTGCTCATTCAGGTCTACGGGCTGTTTATCCCCAACCGGGCCGGGCGGGCGGCGACGGTTCTGGCCGTGATGGCGGCGGTCCCGCTCGCGATCGCGTGCGTGACGGCCGCCCGGTTCGATGAGGTGTACGCCGTCCTGTTCGAACAGGGGCTGTTCAGCGCGATGGCGGTGTGGATCCTGATCAGCGCCGCCGCCGCCCTCTACGGGGCGGTGCGGCTCTCCACGCTGCGGGAAGCCGCCCGGGAGGCCCGGGAGATCGGCAGCTACCGGCTGGTGGAACGGATCGGCTCCGGGGGGATGGGCGACGTCTACCTCGCGGAGCACCGCCTGCTCCGCCGACCGTGCGCGGTCAAGCTGATCCGGCCGGGGCTCGCCGAAGACGACCGCGCCCTGGCCCGCTTCGATACCGAAGTCCGCGCCGCCGCCCGGCTGACGCACCCGAACACGATCGAGGTGTACGACTTCGGCGTCTCCGAGGACGGGCTGTTTTACTGCGTGATGGAATACCTGCCGGGGCTCACGCTGCATCAACTCGTCCAGCGGGCCGGCCCGCTGCCGCCGGGCCGCGTGGTACACCTGCTGGCCCCGGTCTGCGGGGCGCTGGCGGAGGCGCACGCGATCGGCCTGATCCACCGGGACGTGAAGCCGGCGAACGTGGTCGCCGCCGACCGCGGCGGGGTGCGGGACGTGCCGAAACTCCTCGACTTCGGTCTGGTCAAGCGGATCAATCCCGCCCCGCTGTTCGACACCCCGCCGATCGACGCCCCGCCCGACGGCGGCGCGCACCACGCCTTCCGGAACGACGGCGACGGGAACCGCGACGGCGACGCGGCGGACGCGGCGAGCGACCCGCAACTCACGCAGCTCGGCAGCGTGGTGGGCAGTCCGCTGTTCGCGGCGCCGGAGGTGGCCCGCGGCGGCCGCCCGACCGCCGAGAGCGACCTCTACGGCGTGGGCGCCACCGCCTACTTCCTGCTGACCGGCCGGCCGGTGTTCGACGAGCCCTCCCCCGCCAAGGCACTGCGCGCCCACGCCAAACAGCGCCCCCGGCCGGTGCACGAGGCGAACCCGGCGGTGCCGCTCGACCTGTCCGCCGTGGTGATGCGCTGCCTGGAGAAGAACCCCGCGGAGCGCTTCCGCTCCGCCGCCGCCCTCGCCGCCGCCCTGCGGGCCTGCGAGTGCGCGGCGGAGTGGTCGGACGACGCCGCCCGCGACTGGTGGGCGGCCACCGAGGGCGTCCCCTCGCCCCGCCACCCGGCGCTGCTGGACGACGGCCGCCGCGGCCGGGCGTCGGTCGGCGCCGACGACGCCACCCTCGGCGACTTCGTGCTGCAGGACGACTCCGTGGTGGAGGTCGATCCCAACTCGCGCGGCGTCGTCGTCGAGACCCACACCCCCGACGACACCGCCGTCCACCCGGCCCCCTCCCGCTGA
- a CDS encoding CDC48 family AAA ATPase, producing the protein MPDSPPPVPDVDPDAGGVRLQVAGARGRDVGKGVARLGDATFQRLGLHPGDPIEIVGKKRTAAVAIPLGDEDEGLDIIRLDGLQRANAGVGSGDRVGVRPVSPTIARRVTVAPAQQNVRLSGNPDALKRTLAGRPLVAGDIVSTSVYRRRPGGEEDGPDVPEEILRRMFNAPSYGLQEIRLLVTNTKPRGEIVVVGEETEVELLPTFTEPEEARSSHITYDDVGGLQGVLDQVREMIELPLKHPELFQRLGIDPPKGVLLHGPPGTGKTLLARAVAGECDANFFHIAGPEILGGGFGESESRLRELFERAQKESPAILFIDELDAIAPKREQVGGEMEKRIVAQLLTLMDGLAPRQNLVVIAATNRVDSLDEALRRPGRFDREIVVGVPNEQGRREILEIHTRGMPLAEDVELHSIADTAYGFVGADLGALCREAAIEALRRKLPEIDLDAEEIPSEILETLHVTREDFTDAMKRVQPSALREIMIQAPDVTWDQIGGLSEAQRQLREGVELPLTQPDSFRKFGIRPAKGFLLYGPPGTGKTLLAKAVARGSNANFLAAKSSDLLSKWYGESEQQVSRLFRRARQVAPAVIFLDEIDSLAPARGGGLGEPRATERVVNTILAELDGIEELQGVVLIAATNRPTLVDPALLRPGRFDELVYVGPPDRDGRLKILEIHTAEMPLADDVDLGQIADQTDRYTGADLEDLVRRAGLSTLRDHPDSETVAMSAFKSALKDSRATVTEAIEKEYEEIGEQLKQEGPQGGHKIGFLADRY; encoded by the coding sequence ATGCCCGATTCTCCCCCCCCAGTCCCGGACGTCGACCCGGACGCCGGCGGCGTTCGCTTGCAGGTCGCCGGCGCCCGGGGACGCGACGTGGGCAAAGGCGTCGCCCGCCTGGGCGACGCCACCTTCCAGCGCCTCGGCCTGCACCCCGGCGACCCGATTGAGATCGTCGGCAAGAAACGCACCGCCGCCGTCGCCATCCCCCTGGGCGACGAGGACGAGGGGCTGGACATCATCCGCCTGGACGGTCTCCAGCGGGCGAACGCCGGGGTCGGCAGCGGCGATCGCGTCGGCGTGCGGCCCGTCTCCCCCACGATCGCCCGACGGGTCACCGTCGCCCCGGCCCAGCAGAACGTGCGGCTCTCCGGCAATCCGGACGCCCTCAAGCGGACCCTCGCCGGACGCCCGCTCGTCGCCGGGGACATCGTCTCCACCAGCGTGTACCGCCGCCGCCCCGGCGGCGAGGAGGACGGGCCGGACGTGCCGGAGGAGATCCTCCGCCGCATGTTCAACGCCCCCTCCTACGGCCTGCAGGAGATCCGCCTGCTCGTCACCAACACCAAGCCCCGAGGGGAGATCGTCGTCGTCGGCGAGGAGACCGAGGTCGAACTCCTCCCCACCTTCACCGAGCCGGAGGAGGCCCGCTCCAGCCACATCACCTACGACGACGTCGGCGGTTTGCAGGGCGTGCTGGATCAGGTCCGGGAGATGATCGAACTCCCGCTCAAACATCCGGAACTCTTTCAGCGCCTCGGGATCGACCCGCCCAAGGGCGTGCTGCTGCACGGCCCCCCGGGCACCGGCAAAACGTTGCTGGCCCGGGCGGTCGCCGGGGAGTGCGACGCCAACTTCTTTCACATCGCCGGCCCGGAGATCCTCGGCGGCGGCTTTGGCGAGAGCGAATCCCGTTTGCGGGAGCTGTTCGAGCGGGCTCAAAAGGAGAGTCCGGCGATTCTCTTTATTGACGAACTTGACGCGATCGCTCCCAAGCGGGAGCAGGTCGGCGGGGAGATGGAAAAGCGGATCGTCGCCCAATTATTAACGCTGATGGACGGGCTGGCGCCGCGGCAGAACCTCGTCGTGATCGCCGCCACCAACCGGGTCGACTCGCTGGACGAAGCCCTCCGCCGGCCCGGCCGGTTCGATCGGGAAATCGTCGTCGGCGTGCCGAACGAACAGGGCCGACGGGAAATTTTGGAGATCCACACCCGCGGCATGCCGCTGGCGGAGGACGTGGAATTACACAGTATCGCCGACACCGCCTACGGCTTCGTCGGGGCCGACCTCGGCGCCCTCTGCCGCGAGGCGGCGATCGAGGCTCTCCGCCGCAAACTGCCGGAGATCGACCTCGACGCCGAGGAGATCCCCTCGGAGATCCTCGAAACCCTGCACGTCACCCGCGAGGACTTCACCGACGCGATGAAGCGCGTCCAGCCGTCCGCCCTGCGGGAAATCATGATCCAGGCCCCGGACGTCACCTGGGATCAGATCGGCGGCCTCTCCGAGGCCCAGCGGCAACTCCGGGAGGGCGTCGAACTCCCCCTCACGCAGCCGGACAGTTTTCGGAAGTTCGGCATTCGGCCGGCGAAGGGCTTCCTCCTCTACGGCCCCCCGGGCACCGGCAAAACGCTGCTGGCGAAGGCCGTGGCCCGCGGCTCCAACGCCAACTTCCTCGCCGCCAAAAGCAGCGATCTGTTAAGCAAGTGGTACGGCGAGAGCGAACAGCAGGTGTCCCGCCTGTTCCGCCGCGCCCGGCAGGTCGCCCCCGCGGTGATCTTCCTCGATGAAATTGACTCCCTCGCCCCGGCCCGCGGCGGCGGTCTGGGCGAGCCGCGGGCGACGGAGCGGGTCGTCAATACGATCCTCGCCGAATTAGACGGGATCGAAGAGTTACAGGGCGTCGTCCTGATCGCCGCCACCAACCGCCCCACGCTGGTCGACCCGGCGCTGTTGCGTCCCGGGCGGTTCGATGAACTCGTCTACGTGGGTCCGCCGGACCGCGACGGGCGGTTGAAGATCCTCGAAATTCACACCGCCGAAATGCCGCTGGCCGACGACGTGGATTTGGGCCAGATCGCCGACCAGACGGACCGCTACACCGGGGCCGATCTGGAGGACCTCGTCCGCCGGGCCGGCCTGAGCACCCTCCGCGACCATCCCGACAGCGAGACCGTGGCGATGTCCGCCTTCAAGTCCGCCCTGAAGGACAGCCGCGCGACCGTCACCGAGGCGATCGAAAAGGAGTACGAGGAGATCGGCGAGCAGCTCAAACAGGAGGGCCCGCAGGGCGGCCACAAAATCGGCTTCCTCGCGGACCGTTATTAA
- the mfd gene encoding transcription-repair coupling factor, producing MPATRRRGGTFPSAAPAVSAPAVGSLADLPGLLLRDAQFAPVAAALARGDGAALEGAWAGSAAAAIAGLVQSEEAGGVGRPLLVVTARVAGTDHFAADVAAMLGEDAVGRSVALFPARDGLTAAPDPADPVFAARAGALNRIEDEDSARRPRVLVAPIQALMQPVPSKEARAAATRTLSVGEEADPEELMRWLADRGLERVPRIEMPGEFSLHGGIFDVWPAGETDPLRVEFAFDEVDSLRTFDPVSQRKIEGLERARLTCLPAPRPDAAGGAPPAGDGEPGGDERAIGTASLLDSLPAEYAVALLDLAEITDEGKHYLNRLDDPRGLYTVRTVLARCTQRPSVTLARIGASSYETTGRLRVEAVEKFAGPKGQAIEQLDLVLGEGERALIACHNAGELKRLGELIAEVEAENGPALAERVTLCVGELTAGFRLVDHGLLVLTDHELFGRAGVRTGGGPRRPAESRAIDNFLDLSDGDLIVHLTHGIGRFRGLKALDQRGQKEEHLELEFAGDVRVFVPASLIHLVQKYVGATKAAPKLSKLGTLGWSKKKKQAADAVEDMAADMLRMQAARQSEPGLPHAEPTDYVEEFAAAFPYEPTPDQASAFGEIQADLSLPRPMDRLICGDVGYGKTEVAMRAAFRAVDGGRQVAVLVPTTVLCEQHARSFAERMAEFPITVESLSRFRTRREQKQVLKGLKEGTVDVVIGTHRLVSPDIKFADLGLLVIDEEQRFGVDVKEALKQIRLQVDVLTLSATPIPRTLHMSLLGLRDISNLTTPPQGRQPIETRVTRWDDAMIRHALIRELNRGGQAYFVHNRVQDIERVRDRVLQIVPEATAGIVHGQMPPTQVEETMAEFVRGRIDILLATTIIESGLDVPNANTMFIHEADRYGLADLHQLRGRVGRHHNRAYCYLLLKEGRMLTDVAAKRLKAIEEYSELGAGFKIAMRDLEIRGAGNILGTEQSGQINAVGYELYCQLLENAVRTLKGEPIRKPLAVNVDLPISAFLPDGYVPPGRTKLEVYRKLSNVRGTPELAEFAEELKDRFGPPPAPVGRLLAVKRLQLACRDWSFTDVKIEDGYVRFNYEDADKMTELKGRLKRNLRVADRRTAYIPLPDPAATDEALLEDLMRFLG from the coding sequence ATGCCCGCCACCCGTCGCCGCGGCGGGACGTTCCCGTCGGCGGCGCCCGCCGTTTCCGCCCCGGCCGTCGGCTCCCTGGCCGATCTGCCGGGATTGCTGCTGCGCGATGCCCAGTTCGCCCCCGTCGCCGCCGCCCTCGCCCGGGGCGACGGGGCGGCCCTGGAGGGGGCGTGGGCCGGCTCCGCCGCCGCGGCGATCGCCGGTCTGGTGCAAAGCGAGGAGGCGGGCGGCGTCGGCCGGCCGCTGCTGGTCGTCACCGCCCGGGTCGCCGGCACGGACCACTTCGCCGCGGACGTCGCCGCGATGCTCGGGGAGGACGCCGTCGGCCGCTCCGTCGCCCTGTTCCCGGCCCGCGACGGGCTCACCGCGGCCCCGGACCCGGCGGACCCCGTCTTCGCCGCCCGGGCCGGGGCGTTGAACCGGATTGAAGACGAGGACTCCGCCCGCCGCCCGCGGGTTCTGGTCGCCCCGATTCAGGCCCTCATGCAGCCGGTGCCGTCGAAAGAGGCGCGGGCGGCGGCGACCCGCACGCTGAGCGTCGGCGAGGAGGCGGACCCGGAAGAGTTAATGCGCTGGCTCGCCGACCGCGGGCTCGAACGGGTGCCGCGGATCGAGATGCCCGGCGAGTTCAGCCTGCACGGCGGGATCTTCGACGTCTGGCCCGCCGGCGAAACGGACCCGCTGCGGGTGGAGTTCGCCTTCGACGAGGTGGACTCCCTGCGGACGTTCGACCCGGTCTCGCAGCGAAAAATTGAGGGGCTGGAGCGGGCCCGCCTGACCTGCCTGCCAGCCCCGCGGCCGGACGCGGCGGGGGGCGCGCCGCCTGCCGGTGACGGCGAACCGGGGGGCGACGAACGTGCGATTGGAACCGCGTCGTTGCTGGACAGTTTGCCGGCGGAGTACGCCGTCGCGTTGCTGGACCTCGCGGAAATCACCGACGAGGGCAAGCATTATTTGAATCGGCTCGACGACCCGCGGGGGTTGTATACGGTCCGCACCGTGCTCGCCCGCTGCACGCAGCGGCCCAGCGTGACGCTCGCCCGGATCGGCGCCAGCAGTTACGAAACGACCGGCCGGCTGCGGGTCGAAGCGGTCGAAAAGTTCGCCGGGCCGAAGGGGCAGGCGATTGAACAGTTAGATCTCGTGCTCGGCGAGGGCGAGCGGGCGCTGATCGCCTGTCATAATGCGGGCGAGTTGAAGCGGCTGGGCGAATTGATCGCCGAGGTGGAGGCGGAGAACGGCCCGGCGCTGGCGGAGCGGGTCACGCTCTGCGTAGGGGAACTGACCGCCGGCTTTCGGCTGGTCGATCATGGGCTATTGGTCCTGACCGACCATGAACTCTTCGGCCGGGCCGGGGTGCGAACGGGCGGCGGGCCGCGGCGTCCGGCGGAGTCGCGAGCGATCGATAACTTTCTCGATCTGTCCGACGGCGACCTGATCGTGCACCTCACGCACGGCATCGGGCGTTTTCGCGGGCTGAAGGCGCTCGACCAGCGGGGGCAGAAGGAGGAGCATTTAGAACTGGAGTTCGCCGGCGACGTGCGGGTGTTCGTGCCGGCGTCGTTGATTCATCTGGTGCAAAAATACGTCGGGGCGACGAAGGCCGCCCCAAAGCTGTCGAAGCTCGGCACGCTGGGGTGGTCGAAGAAGAAAAAGCAGGCGGCGGACGCGGTCGAGGATATGGCCGCGGACATGCTCCGCATGCAGGCGGCCCGCCAGTCCGAGCCCGGCCTGCCGCATGCGGAGCCGACCGACTACGTCGAGGAATTCGCCGCCGCGTTTCCGTATGAACCGACGCCGGACCAGGCGTCGGCGTTCGGGGAGATTCAAGCGGACCTGTCGCTGCCGCGGCCGATGGACCGCCTGATCTGCGGGGACGTGGGCTACGGTAAGACGGAGGTGGCGATGCGGGCCGCCTTCCGGGCCGTCGACGGCGGCCGGCAGGTCGCTGTTTTAGTGCCGACGACGGTGCTGTGCGAACAGCACGCCCGCAGCTTCGCCGAACGCATGGCGGAGTTTCCCATCACCGTCGAAAGCCTCTCTCGCTTCCGCACCCGCCGGGAGCAGAAACAGGTCTTGAAAGGCCTTAAGGAGGGCACGGTGGACGTGGTGATCGGCACGCACCGGCTCGTCTCGCCCGATATTAAGTTCGCGGACCTGGGCCTGCTGGTGATCGACGAGGAACAGCGGTTCGGCGTGGACGTGAAGGAGGCGCTCAAGCAGATCCGCCTGCAGGTCGACGTGCTGACGCTGTCCGCCACGCCGATTCCCCGCACGCTCCATATGAGCCTGCTGGGGTTGCGCGATATTTCCAATCTCACCACCCCGCCGCAGGGGCGACAGCCGATCGAAACTCGCGTGACCCGCTGGGACGACGCGATGATCCGGCACGCCCTTATTCGCGAATTGAATCGCGGCGGGCAGGCCTATTTCGTGCACAACCGCGTGCAGGACATCGAACGCGTCCGCGACCGGGTGTTGCAGATCGTGCCGGAGGCGACCGCCGGCATCGTGCACGGCCAGATGCCCCCGACGCAGGTCGAGGAGACGATGGCGGAGTTCGTCCGCGGCCGAATTGATATCCTGCTGGCGACGACGATTATCGAATCGGGCCTGGACGTGCCCAACGCCAACACGATGTTCATTCACGAGGCCGACCGCTACGGCCTGGCGGATCTGCATCAATTACGAGGTCGAGTCGGCCGGCATCACAACCGGGCCTACTGCTATCTGTTGCTCAAGGAAGGGCGGATGCTGACCGACGTGGCGGCGAAGCGGCTCAAGGCGATCGAGGAATATTCCGAACTCGGCGCCGGCTTCAAGATCGCCATGCGGGACCTGGAGATCCGCGGCGCCGGCAACATCCTCGGCACGGAGCAGAGCGGGCAGATCAACGCCGTCGGCTACGAGTTGTATTGCCAGTTGCTGGAAAACGCGGTCCGCACGCTGAAGGGCGAGCCCATCCGCAAGCCGCTGGCGGTGAACGTCGACCTGCCGATCTCCGCCTTCCTGCCGGACGGCTACGTCCCGCCGGGCCGCACGAAGCTGGAGGTCTACCGCAAGCTGTCCAACGTCCGCGGCACGCCGGAGCTGGCAGAGTTCGCCGAGGAATTGAAGGACCGCTTCGGCCCCCCGCCTGCGCCCGTGGGCCGGCTGCTGGCGGTCAAGCGGCTGCAATTGGCCTGCCGCGACTGGTCGTTCACGGACGTGAAAATCGAGGACGGCTACGTCCGCTTCAATTACGAGGACGCGGACAAGATGACCGAATTGAAGGGCCGCCTCAAGCGGAACCTTCGGGTCGCCGACCGCCGCACGGCCTACATCCCGCTGCCCGATCCCGCGGCGACGGACGAGGCGCTGCTGGAAGACCTGATGCGGTTCCTCGGCTGA
- a CDS encoding Gfo/Idh/MocA family protein — translation MTDRRTFLAASAASLAAGVHAAGRPARASQSANETIEVGVVGPGGRGRWLMERLRNLPGVRIVAVCDVWDEARAAGLKLADPRAAAFTDYRKMLAETKLDAALVATPDHQHVPVSAACCEAGLDVYCEKPLTHSVAEGDRIIKAVRDNDRVMQVGTQHRSMPHLAEARKLLQDGAAGEIYKVRMTWNRNSPGRGQAPQVDPKTVDWKRWLGDAPDQPFDSQRMRAWRFYWDFGGGIFTDLMVHWADTARWMLEPGEVSRAVSVGDHFTTAGLWETPDTVQTLLSFPKRDDGTPGPQMHFEGTFANHRDRACTEYMGSKATLYVDRGRYELIPEHRSGVEPRQRLEAPELPPGLDFYDAVDGAKYHLENWVACIRSRAEPACPVEEGVASANLAHAANAALPGRGQG, via the coding sequence GTGACCGACCGCCGTACGTTTCTCGCCGCCTCCGCCGCGTCGCTCGCGGCGGGCGTGCACGCCGCCGGTCGGCCGGCCCGAGCCTCGCAGTCGGCGAACGAGACGATCGAGGTCGGCGTCGTCGGCCCCGGCGGGCGGGGGCGCTGGTTGATGGAGCGGCTGCGGAACCTGCCCGGGGTGCGGATCGTCGCGGTCTGCGACGTCTGGGACGAGGCCCGGGCCGCCGGGCTCAAACTGGCCGATCCGCGGGCGGCGGCGTTCACCGATTATCGCAAGATGCTGGCGGAGACGAAGCTGGACGCCGCCCTCGTCGCCACGCCGGACCACCAGCACGTCCCGGTCTCCGCGGCCTGCTGCGAGGCGGGGCTGGACGTGTACTGCGAAAAGCCGCTGACGCACTCCGTGGCCGAGGGCGACCGGATTATTAAAGCGGTGCGGGACAACGACCGGGTGATGCAGGTCGGCACGCAGCACCGCAGCATGCCGCACCTCGCGGAGGCGCGCAAGCTGCTTCAAGACGGCGCCGCGGGGGAGATCTATAAAGTGCGGATGACCTGGAACCGCAACAGTCCGGGCCGGGGGCAGGCGCCGCAGGTCGATCCGAAAACGGTCGATTGGAAGCGATGGTTGGGCGACGCCCCGGACCAACCGTTCGATTCCCAGCGGATGCGGGCCTGGCGCTTTTACTGGGACTTCGGCGGCGGAATCTTCACGGACCTGATGGTTCACTGGGCGGACACCGCCCGCTGGATGTTGGAGCCGGGGGAGGTCTCCCGGGCCGTGAGCGTCGGCGACCACTTCACCACCGCCGGGCTGTGGGAGACGCCGGACACCGTGCAAACCCTGCTGTCGTTCCCCAAACGCGACGACGGCACACCGGGGCCGCAGATGCACTTCGAGGGCACCTTCGCCAACCACCGCGACCGGGCCTGCACGGAATATATGGGCTCCAAGGCCACGCTGTACGTGGACCGCGGCCGCTACGAACTGATCCCGGAACACCGCAGCGGCGTGGAGCCCCGGCAGCGACTCGAAGCCCCGGAACTGCCGCCGGGGCTGGACTTCTACGACGCCGTCGACGGGGCGAAGTATCACCTGGAGAACTGGGTGGCCTGCATCCGCAGCCGCGCGGAGCCGGCCTGCCCGGTGGAGGAGGGGGTGGCCAGCGCCAATCTGGCTCACGCCGCCAACGCGGCGCTGCCGGGGCGGGGGCAAGGCTGA